AACGGTTGACCAGCTGCTCAAAGGCGGTCTCGTCGCCGGCGAGCAGTTGCTCGATCAATTCCGATTCCGCGTCGTGCATGGCATGGGCAGCGCCCGGTGACGCCAAGACCCAGGAAGGCCACGACCCGCCACCGGTCGAAAGCGCCAGTATATCGGACTCTTCGAGCTCAACGAGCCAACGGCTACCGCTCTCGACCGAGGCTTCGCGATCGGTCCAGTGCGACGAAGTGCAGGATGACGAACGCCGGCACCTACGCCTATACACTCACTGAGAAGGGAACGGCTCTACGGGCGGTTCTCCGTGTCGTGGCGAGCTGGGGGTTGCAGCACATCGCGGGAACGCGGACGCTCACCGCTCGTTAGCGGCCACGGGAAGAGTCTCGACCGTAGCAGACGTCATATCTACACGTGCGACGTTGTCGCGTGAGGCGGAGATAGAGAATCGTGCCCAACATCTTGGCGCCCGCGCGGATGGAACCCCGAAGCGTGCCGGAGATCTTTGACTGACCGCCGGCCCGCGCGCCGGAAGACACCGGCACCTCGAGCCAGCGGAGTCCCGCCTCGACGGCCTTTGTCTGCATCTCGATGGTCCAGCCCCAGGTCTCGTCATGCATCTCGAGCGTCTCGAGCGCCGTGCGACGGATGGCACGGAACGGACCCAGGTCGCGATAGGCACAGTGCCAGAGCCGGTTGATGAGCCACACACAGAACCTGGTCCCGAGCCGGGCATGCCAGAGCCGCTCGGCGCCCGTGCGGTAGCCCAATACCAGGTCGGCCTGATCGCGCACAATCGGTTCGACGAGCTTCGGGATGTCCGCCGGATCTTCACTCAGATCGGCGTCGATGAAGACCAAGACGTCCGCGTCGCGGTTGGCGGCAATACCCGCGAGGCAAGCCCGGCCGTAACCACGCCGACCCTCCGGGATTGCGCGTGCGCCGGCGGCACGCGCGCGTGCCGTCGTCTGGTCACGTGAGCCGTTATCGACGACCGTTACACGCTCGGGTGGATACGGCACCCTCGCGATCGCGGTCGCGATCGTA
This region of Luteitalea sp. genomic DNA includes:
- a CDS encoding glycosyltransferase; the encoded protein is MKIAVIVPALNEEATIATAIARVPYPPERVTVVDNGSRDQTTARARAAGARAIPEGRRGYGRACLAGIAANRDADVLVFIDADLSEDPADIPKLVEPIVRDQADLVLGYRTGAERLWHARLGTRFCVWLINRLWHCAYRDLGPFRAIRRTALETLEMHDETWGWTIEMQTKAVEAGLRWLEVPVSSGARAGGQSKISGTLRGSIRAGAKMLGTILYLRLTRQRRTCRYDVCYGRDSSRGR